GACAATTCAAAGCCTACTGTTAGTTCTATATACGCTTATGCTTTAGATGAAAATGCTTCTGTTAACAAATCAAACTCTAAACAAAAATTACGACTGATACCTTTAAAAAGTGGCGACTATACCACAGAAAGTATTGAAGCTTTTGGAAATATTGGTTTTGGTATTGTAACCAACGACAGACAAGATTTGGCTGCGAACTCCAACGGGGTTTATAATATTCAAACCTTTTTAAATGGAAATCAGAATTTCGAAGTCGATTTTAGCATGTTCTCTTTTGATGAATCCTCGTGCATCAATCAGTTTATAGATTATGAACATTATATTCATAATAGACAACGCATTCAAAAATTATTCAAAATAAATAACCCTCTTAGTATTTTAAAATCAACATTAAACGATGGTATTTTAACAGTTAAAGACAGTACTTCTTCAGTCTATAAAATTCGTGTTTCCGATTTTAAAAACAACGCATCTGTTGTTACTATTCATATTAAAGGCAAGCAACCTTCTATTTCAAACCCAAAGGTTGAAAAAACAACACCCTATTATATTACGGCAAATCAATCTACTAATTTAAAGTCAGGCAATGTGTCGGTCGATTTTTACCCCAATACTTTTTATGAAGATTTTTATATAAACTTTGATGTAAATAACGACACCTTGACCTTACACCAAGACGTCATGCCTACTCGAAAAAACTTCACCATAAGTTATGACATTAGTAACTATAAAGATGTGGATAAGGATAAATTGTTTATCGCAAGATTAGTAGGTTCTAAAAAGTATCCTGTATACTCATTTACAAAAAGAGAAGGTCATATTTTAACAACCAGCTCTAAAACCTTAGGAACTTATGCGCTTGCAACCGATACAGTAAAACCAACTATAGCTGCTCTAAATTTTAAAAATGGACAATGGTTAAGCAATTTTAGATTTTTAAAAGTGAAGATTAATGATGCACATTCTGGAATTTCTAATTACCGAGCTACTGTAAATGGTAAATGGATATTAATGGAATATGAATACAAAACCAAGACACTTACTTACGATTTTAATGATGACATGGTTACCGATACTAAGAATGATTTTAAGCTAATTGTAACCGATAGTGTTGGAAATAGCACTACTTTTGAATCCTCTTTTTACAGGAAATAAAACTTAACAACAGCCAATTGAAAACAAAATTGTACGTTTCTGTTCTATTATTTTTTTCCATTGTTATTGTTGGTTATTCACAAACCGCCACTATAAAAGGCATCATTTTAGACGAAAATAATAACCCGCTTGATAACGTAAATATTAAAACCGAAACCAAAGGAACTGTTACCAATGCTAATGGGTTTTATATTTTAGAAATTTCGGCTAATAAAAATATTTCTGTTGAATTCACACACCTTTCACATAAAAAAATAGTGAGTGTTTTCAATTTGAAAAAGAACGAGGATTATGAGTTTAATCCCGTTATGAGTACTTCTATAGAACAAATAGCGACTGTAATAGTAACCAATAAACGCCAACGCCAAGTTGAAGGTATTATTACCCTGAAACCTGAAACCATTAGAAAAATACCAGGTGCCAACGCAGGTGTAGAAAATTTATTATTAACACTTCCTGGAGTTAGCAATAACAATGAATTAAGCACACAATACTCGGTACGTGGCGGTAATTACGACGAAAACTTAGTGTATGTAAACGACATAGAAGTATACAGACCATTTTTAGTGCGCTCTGGCCAACAAGAAGGTTTAAGTTTTGTAAATACGGATATGGTACAAAATGTCGATTTTTCGGCAGGAGGTTTTCAAGCAAAGTATGGCGACAAATTATCTTCTGTCTTAGATATTACTTATAAAAACCCATATCAATTTGAAGTCAATGCCGATTTAAGTTTATTAGGAGGCAGTTTTTCAATTGAAAATAGTAGTGAAGATTCTAAATTTTCTAGTATTGTTGGACTTCGCTACAGAAACAACAGTTTATTTGTAAACGCAAAAGAAACTGAAACCAATTTTAAACCATCGTTTGCTGATGCTCAGGCTTATTTTACTTACAAATTTACAAGTAAGTTTTATTTAAGTTTTTTAGGAAACGCTTCCATTAACAAATACAATTACCAACCTGAATCCCTACAAACCAATTTTGGAACTTTGAGTGATCCAATAGCTCTTTATGTGAATTATGAAGGACAAGAAAAAGACCGCTACCAAACCTATTTTGGTGCTTTTAAAGGAACGTATTTTGCGAATGACGATTTAACTTTAAAACTAATAGCATCCAGATATCATACTACCGAAGAAGAGCATTTTGATATTTTGGCCTATTACAGCCTAGGGGAAGTAAATACAAATATAGGTGACGAAAATTTAGGTGACATTGAATTTAGCCGAGGTGTTGGAAGCCAGTTAAACCACGGGCGAAACGATTTAGATGCCCTTATTACAAATATAGAGCACAAAGGCGATTTCAATATGAATGAGAACCGCATTGAATGGTCTTTAAAATATACGAACGAAGATATTCGCGACCGCCTAATTGAATGGGAAGTTATAGATTCTGCTGGGTTTTCAATTAGGCCACCAAAAACAATTCCTGTAAACGAGCAACCTTACGAACCCTATAATGGACCTTTAGAATCGTTTACAAATGTAAGAGCAACCAATTACACCCAAATTAACCGTTTACAAGCTTATGCGCAATGGAGTAAACGTGCTACTATTGGTACGAGCGATGTATGGTACAATGCGGGGGTTCGGGTACATAATTGGACAGTAAGTGGTGATGCTATTTCATCATCAAACCAAACGGTATTTAGTCCCAGAGCACAATTTGCCTTCAAACCGTATTGGGAAAAAGACATGCTTTTTAGAATTGCCGCGGGCGTGTATTACCAACCGCCATTTTACAGAGAACTTCGCGATGCCAATGGTGTAGTGCAACCCAATGTAAAAGCACAACAATCGTTTCACTTTGTATTAGGTAACGATTATAGTTTTAAAATGTGGGATCGCCCCTTTAAACTAACTTCGGAGGCTTATTATAAAAAACTATCGGATGTAAACCCCTATACTTTAGAAAATGTGCGTATTCGTTATGCGGCTAATAATAATGCCGAAGCTTATGCCTACGGATTGGATTTACGCTTAAATGGTGAGTTTGTACCCGGAACCGAATCGTGGTTTAGTTTTGGATATTTAAAAACAGAAGAAAACATTAACAACAGAGGCTATATTGCACGCCCCACAGACCAACGTTTAAAATTTGCAGCCCTGTTTCAAGATTATGTGCCAAACGTACCTAACATGAAGCTGTATTTGAATTTAGTTTACAATACTGGTTTACCTGGAGGCTCACCAAGTTATGCCGATCCATACGACTATCAAAACCGTTTACCCGATTATAAACGAGCCGATTTAGGTTTGCAATTTGTATTGGTGGATGGTAAAAAACAATTTAGCAGCGGTTGGAAAAAAGCGTTTAAAGAACTCTCTTTTGGCTTTGAAATTTACAATATGTTCGATGTTCAAAATTCCATCACCAACACCTGGGTACGAGATGTGTACACGAAGCGCCAATATGCGATTCCTAATTATTTAACACCTCGTGTTTTTAATGTTAGAGCTACAATGAAGTTTTAGAAAGAAGCATAA
The genomic region above belongs to Mariniflexile litorale and contains:
- a CDS encoding M23 family metallopeptidase; amino-acid sequence: MRFILYFFLVSSLFINAQNNYPQDYFGSPLEVPLILSGNFGELRSNHFHSGLDIKTQQREGLKVLTCADGFVSRIKLAHFGYGKALYITHPNGYTTVYGHLQKFSPEIEAYIKKQQYEKESYEIELFPSAETLPVTKGSLVAYSGNTGGSGGPHLHFEIRDKDERPMNPMLFGIDIKDNSKPTVSSIYAYALDENASVNKSNSKQKLRLIPLKSGDYTTESIEAFGNIGFGIVTNDRQDLAANSNGVYNIQTFLNGNQNFEVDFSMFSFDESSCINQFIDYEHYIHNRQRIQKLFKINNPLSILKSTLNDGILTVKDSTSSVYKIRVSDFKNNASVVTIHIKGKQPSISNPKVEKTTPYYITANQSTNLKSGNVSVDFYPNTFYEDFYINFDVNNDTLTLHQDVMPTRKNFTISYDISNYKDVDKDKLFIARLVGSKKYPVYSFTKREGHILTTSSKTLGTYALATDTVKPTIAALNFKNGQWLSNFRFLKVKINDAHSGISNYRATVNGKWILMEYEYKTKTLTYDFNDDMVTDTKNDFKLIVTDSVGNSTTFESSFYRK
- a CDS encoding carboxypeptidase-like regulatory domain-containing protein, with protein sequence MKTKLYVSVLLFFSIVIVGYSQTATIKGIILDENNNPLDNVNIKTETKGTVTNANGFYILEISANKNISVEFTHLSHKKIVSVFNLKKNEDYEFNPVMSTSIEQIATVIVTNKRQRQVEGIITLKPETIRKIPGANAGVENLLLTLPGVSNNNELSTQYSVRGGNYDENLVYVNDIEVYRPFLVRSGQQEGLSFVNTDMVQNVDFSAGGFQAKYGDKLSSVLDITYKNPYQFEVNADLSLLGGSFSIENSSEDSKFSSIVGLRYRNNSLFVNAKETETNFKPSFADAQAYFTYKFTSKFYLSFLGNASINKYNYQPESLQTNFGTLSDPIALYVNYEGQEKDRYQTYFGAFKGTYFANDDLTLKLIASRYHTTEEEHFDILAYYSLGEVNTNIGDENLGDIEFSRGVGSQLNHGRNDLDALITNIEHKGDFNMNENRIEWSLKYTNEDIRDRLIEWEVIDSAGFSIRPPKTIPVNEQPYEPYNGPLESFTNVRATNYTQINRLQAYAQWSKRATIGTSDVWYNAGVRVHNWTVSGDAISSSNQTVFSPRAQFAFKPYWEKDMLFRIAAGVYYQPPFYRELRDANGVVQPNVKAQQSFHFVLGNDYSFKMWDRPFKLTSEAYYKKLSDVNPYTLENVRIRYAANNNAEAYAYGLDLRLNGEFVPGTESWFSFGYLKTEENINNRGYIARPTDQRLKFAALFQDYVPNVPNMKLYLNLVYNTGLPGGSPSYADPYDYQNRLPDYKRADLGLQFVLVDGKKQFSSGWKKAFKELSFGFEIYNMFDVQNSITNTWVRDVYTKRQYAIPNYLTPRVFNVRATMKF